TTGACAATCTCGGCGGTGTGCAGCTTTCCCACATCGTGGAAAAGGCAGGAGAGGGTTCCAAACCAGTCGTACGGCAGCTCTTCAGGGTAGTGCCGCATGACTGCCAGTGTGTGCTGGAAAACGGATTCCTCTTCAACATCATTCTTCTTCTGCTTTATGCGGGCCAGGGCCGCGATCTCAGGCAAGAGCCCGTGCAGGATCATGGCTTCATAGAGAAGCCGGACGAACACATGCATGTTCTCAGCTTCCACCTTGCGCCATTCGTCCATGATGTCCGAGACCGGAACATAGTCCAGCACCCGTTGCCCGGCGCGCAGGATGGCCATCCAGGAGTTCGGGCCGATGGGCAGGCCGAAGTTTGCGGAGAAGCGCATGGCTCGGATGGCCCGGAGATAGTCCTGGCGCAGGGTCTGGTCCTGGATGCCCTTGAAGCGGATGACACCTGAGGAGAAATCCGCGAAGCCGTCCTGAGGGTCCTCGGTGCGAGGCAGATAAGGGCAAGCCAGGTTGGGAGGCAGCTCTTCCGTTTCGGTGAGCTTCTTGGCCAGGCGAGTGGTCAGGCGGACAAGACATTCTTCAGGGTGGGAGGCCTCGGCGGTATCGGTGTGGTAGAAGTGCAGAAGAGATTCGCCTTCCTTCAATTGGGCGAAGGCTTCGCCACGTTCCGGGCCCACGGTGGGGAAAAGCTTCTGAAGCTCTTCGAAATCGGCATCCGTGCAGATATCGACTTCCTGGAGGGTGCCTCTTTCCATGAAGGTCTGCTGGAGCCTGGCGTTTATCACATAGGCGTCGTAGCCGTTGCGTATGATGGCCTTGCAAATGCCAACCGCGTCTTTGAAAGACTGGTTCATGAACTCTCCCGAGTAAGCAGCGTGTTTTTCCCGGCCACGTAGACGGATTTGACCAGACCGGTCAGCTCCCGTCCGAGAAGGGGGGTATTCTTGCCCTTGGATACCAGCGACTGGGCGGTGACGGTCCACCTGGCCGCAGGGTCGAAAAGGATGAAATCAGCAGGGTCGCCTTCCTGGAAACGGTTGAGGGGCAGGGCGAATATCTCGGCCGGGCGCACGCACCAGGCCGAAACCAGTGCTTTGGCTGAAAGCTCACCGCGAGCCACCAGTCCCCAGGTCACTGACAGGGCTGTTTCCAGGCCTGAAATGCCGTTTGGCGCCTCATCGAAAGGAGTCTCCTTCTCGTGGGCGGCATGGGGAGCGTGGTCTGTGGCCAGGGCGTCGATGGTTCCATCCTCCAGCGCGGCCAGCAGGGCTCGCTGGTCTTCGCGCGTGCGCAACGGAGGGTTGACCTTGGCGTTGGTGTCGTAGGTCTCGCAGGCTTCGTCCGTTAATATCAGGTAATGAGGGCAGGTTTCAGCTGTAACTGGGGCACCCTTGGCCTTGGCCTGGCGGATAACGTCCACGCTCATTTTGCTGGAGATATGCGCAAGATGGATGGGCACGCCCAAGTATTCGGCCAGGAGGCAGTCCCGGGCAACCTGTATGGCCTCGCCAGCGCAAGGATGACCGCGGAGTCCCAGGCGGGCGCTGACTACGCCTTCGTTTATTCCGGAGGCAGGGGCCAGGTGAGGGTCCTCACAATGGTCGATGACCGGTATGCCCAGGTCAGATGCGTACTCAAGCGCGCGCCGGAAAAGCTCGGTGTCCGCAACGGGCCTGCCGTCGTTGGAAAAGGCCTTGCATCCGGCAGCCTTGAGCTCCTCCATGGGGGCCAGGGTTTTGCCTTCAAGCCCCACAGTCAAGGCTCCCACCGGAAACAGGCGGGGTCCCTTGGGATGAGACCGCGCGGCCTTGTCCAGCATTGTCTCGGTTATGCTAGCCTGGTCGTTGACCGGGTCGGTGTTGGCCATGCACATCACGTTGACGAAACCGCCCTTGGCCGCTGCGGCCAGACCGGTGGCGATGGTTTCCTTCCATTCCTGGCCAGGTTCGCGAAGATGCACATGCACGTCGGTGAGGCCTGGCAAAAGGAGCAAGCCTGATGCGTCAACACTCTTGGCGCTTTCAGGCAATGGTCTGGACCCGGTGGGTACCAGGGCCAGGACACGCCCCTTGGCCACGAAAAGGTCCACGCTTGCCTGGGGATTGTCGGCCAGGGCCGCGGAGCGCACCACGAGATCAGCTTGGGACATGGGCTACTCCTTGCGTTCCTTGCGGGTGAGATAGAGGTGCAGAAGGGCCATGCGCACATCAACGCCCGAAGCGACCTGATCGAGGATGAGGCTTTCGTGCGCGTCGGCCAGGTCGGAAGCGATTTCCCAGCCGCGGTTTATGGGGCCCGGATGCAGCACCACGGCGTGCTTGGCCGCCTTGGAGAGCCGGGGGATGGTCATGCAGAAGCGCCGGGAATACTCCCGGACGTCGGGGAGAAGCCCGGCCTGCTGGCGTTCAAGCTGCAGGCGCAAGCACATTATGGCGTCCACGCCGCGAACGGCTTCGTCCAGGTCGGAAAAGACAGGAACATTCCAGTTTGAAACAGCGTAGGGGAGCAATGTCTTCGGAGCGCACAGGCGAACCTTGGCGCCGAGCAGGGTGAGCAGACGCACGTTGGAACGCGCCACCCGGCTGTGGGCTATATCGCCCAGGATAAGGACTGTTTTACCCTGAACGTCGCCCCAGCGTTCGGTGAGGGTGAAGGCGTCCAGCAGGGCCTGGGTGGGGTGGGCGTGCCATCCGTCTCCAGCGTTGATCACGGCGCACTCCAGACGTTCGGCGATGAACTGGGCCGCGCCGCTCATGTTGTGGCGCATGACGATGGCGTCAGGCTTCATTGCCTGGAGCGTGAGCACCGTATCCTTGAGGGATTCGCCTTTGACCAGGGAACTGCCGCTTTTTTGCAAAGAAAAAGTGTCCGCGGAGAGACGCTTGCCCGCGACATCAAAACTGGTTTTGGTGCGGGTTGAGGGTTCGGCGAAAAAGAGGATGACGGATTTGCCCTTGAGGATGGGCACTTTTTTCACGGGCCTGGAATTGATCTCCTGAAACGACTTGGCCGCCCGGAGAATTTCCACGGCATCGGCCCTGGAGAGCTGGGAGACATCCAGAAGATCCTTGTGTGGCCAGGTCATATGGCTCCTTGGGATGGGTGATGGCCGGTGTATACGCGCGCGGTATTTTCCATACCTTTCCTTGCCGCGTCAATCGCGCAGTGCGGCTTCGAGGTCGGCCGGCAGGATTGCAAATCGTGGAGCCGCTCCGGGGAACAATCCTCCCAGATGATCAAACCCGAGGACCCGGGCCGGCGCTGAAGTCACCAGAGTCAGGGCTTCAACTTCGGTGAGCGAAATAAATGCCAGCAACGCCCGGAGTTCTTCCCAGAGATCAAGGTCAGGGGCCGAAGCCAGGGAGTCCGTTCCCAGGCAGCAGGGCACTCCAGCGTCCAGAAACATTCTTGCCTTGGCGCGGCCGGAGCCGATTATTTCGTTGGAGCGCGGGCAAAGACAGACGGTCACCCCCCGCCTGGCCAGGAGTTCCGCTTCTCGGCTGGTTACATGCACCGCATGAACAGCAAGGGTCCGGTTGTCCAGAAGGCCCAACGCGTCTGCCCAGGCCACGGGCGAAAGCCCTGGGTGGATGAATTCTTGCGGGAGTATCCGCTGGCGCATGAAGTCGGCAAAGTCGCCGGTTCCGGTAGCCAGGAGATCAATTTCGCCGGCATGTTCCGCCAGGTGGATCGAGAAAGCTTTGCCGTGGGCCGTGTCCCACTGTTTGGCCGCTTGGAGCGAATCCGGTCGCGTGGAGTAAAGGGAGTGTCCTGCCAGACTCAACTTCCCGGTAACGACTACGGGCAGAGCATTGTCTTCGTGGTAGCCGAAGCGTTCATGCTGAATGATATAATCGATTCCCCTGGCGTCCAGGCCTGCGGCAACGAGGCCAGGGTTGCGGCTGGTGATGTCCGCCACGGCGGCGGTACCGCAGGCGGCGAGTTGATCGGCCGCAGAGGCAATTGATGCGGAGTCAGCTGCGGCAACAGGCTGCGCGATGAGCCAGCGCACCCACGGCAGGAATCCTTCACCGCGCATAGGCGGCAGGCCTATATGGGAAAGCTCCAGGTGGGTGTGGGCGTTTACGAGCCCGGGCAAGAGGGTCACTTCGCCCAGGTCTCGGACATCGGCCGGAGAGAGGTTCTTCATCTCGTTCCACGTGCCGACCGCCGCAATCCGGCCCTGGTGAACGGCCACGGCTCCGTTTGGGACAATCTCCTTGCCGGGAACCATGGTGGCCACCCTGCGGGCCCTTAGCGTATACGATTCGTCATTCATGATGGCGTACGAAAAGTAAAAGGTCTTCCCTGTTCTCGAAGAGAACGCAATCTCTGCTCAGTCCGAGAGTCTCATACACGGATTCCAGTTCTTTGGCATGCCCCCAGAATTCGCCGCTCAAACGCTCTGGAAGGGCCAGGGACTTGGCTTGCCGGCCTTTCAGCCGGGAGGTTATCTCCATGAGTAGGGCTTGAGCTCGAACCATGGAACCCAAAGCAGGGTGCCGTGGCCCAGCCAGCACGGCTTCCTCAAGAGCGGGCTCGAACGCGAGCCCTATTCGGGCAACCGAAATTCCAGCCCTCCACAAGCAGAGCACTGCCTCGGCCAGCTCCTTAACGGTGGTTTCCAAGGACCAGGGAGCGAAGACTCCTACACGATAGAGCGGTTCAAGGCCCGTACCGGCCAGCACGAGGCAGGGGTGCAGACGGACCATGTCCGGCTTGATGGCCACACACTCGGCGATGTCTTTGCCGAAGGCCTCAGTGCTGTGCCCGGGCAGACTCGGCAGCAGCTGCAGCCCAAGGCGCAGCCCAGCAGCTCTGATCCGCTCACAGGCCTCGCGGGTGTCCTGGCCGGTGTGCCCGCGGCACGCGGTTTTGAGAACCGCCTCGTCAAAGGTTTGCACTCCCAGTTCAACCATGTCCAGGCCCATGGAAACCAGACGCTTTAAGAGCGCCTCATCCGTGGCGTCCGGCCTGGTGGAACAGCGTATCGCACTGACGACGTCAAGATGTTTGTACCTTGCTGCGACTTCAAGGAAGGCTAGGATCCATTTTTCTGGAAGAGCGGTAAATGTGCCGCCATAGAAAGCGAGTTCAACCGGGGGACCCTCCTGGGCTTTTGCCAAGTCGCGGACCATGGAGTCGAAGGCCTGCTGGATATTTGCCTGGGGACGGCCCGTCTGCAGATGTTGGGCGCAAAAAATACAATGTCCCTCGCATCCGGCCTGAGGTGTGAAAACCGGCAGTATCCGGTGCTTGACGACCTTTGGCGCCGGGTGAAGGAACCTCATTGGTGCCAAAGGTGCGGAAACTTTTTCACTTCCCTCTTGCAAAAAAAATTCTCCCGCGCTACCAGCTGGTTATATGGGCTAGGCCGTCAAGCGTAACCCGGTTCTGAGGATACAATGAAAGAGAGCGACTGCCTATTCTGTAAAATCGTCAGGGGAGAGATCCCCTGTGCCAAGGTTTTTGAAACAAACACGGTGCTTGCCTTCCTGGATATCGCCCCCATCAACAAGGGCCATACCCTGGTTATCCCGAAGGCGCACCACGAGAACATTTGGGACCTGCCTTCCTCGCTCGCGCCTGACCTTACGGACGTGATAAAAAAAGTCGGACAGGCGCTCAAGGATGGTCTCGGCGCACAGGGCATGAACCTGGGAATGAACAACGGTGCCGCTGCGGGACAATTGGTGCTTCATGCCCATTGGCATCTGATCCCAAGGTTCGGGGACGACGGACTCAGCCTGTGGCCCCAGAAAAGCTACTCGGACCAGGAAGAGATGAACCGGACGGCGCGTTCCATCTCTGATTCAATTCGCTAACCCCTCGACGCTCTCGGAGGACGCCATGAGTGGGAAGACGCTCACGAAAGCTGACATAGTCGACTACATCTACGAGAAAACCGAGAAAAACAGGGCCGAAGTCAAAGTCCTGGTAGACAACCTGCTCGACATCATGAAGCAGGCTGTCAAAAAAGACAATTCGCTGCTTATCTCGGGTTTCGGCAAGTTTGACGCCTACGACAAACGGGCTCGCAAGGGTCGCAACCCGCAGACCAGCGACTCCATTGTCCTTCCTCCCCGCAAGGTTGTGGTTTTCCGCCTGTCCCGCAAGTTCAGGGCGGAATTAAACCCCGACGAGGTGCTGTAAGCCCGTCTCTCCCGGCTGTTGGGATGGCGCCCCTCGGGACGCCTCCCACTTGCCATGGAACGCCAGACATCTCGTAGGTTATTGGGCCAACACGAACGCATCGGGAAATTCGACGGAAAGAACCTCCTGGACGGCCTTGGCTTCGTCCAGCGTTGCGAATGTACCTGCCTGGACCCTCCAGAGGTTCTGCCCGCTCTGGGGGCCTTCCTGTGTGCGCGTCTGAGAGTAGCCGCGAAGAAACATCCGGGCTGCAAGACGTTCTGCGTTATCGCGTACGGCAAACGCTCCCACTTGTACGAAGAAGGGGCCGGGCAACTGTCCATCGGTCATGCCGGGAACATCCCCTTCCGTGGCGAGCCGGACCCTGGCGCTCCCCTTCCCGTAAAAGCCCAATGCTTTGGCTCCTTCCGGAGTGAGGTCGATGCAGCGCCCGGAAACGAACGGGCCCCGGTCGTTCACCCGAACGGTAACTTCCTTGCCGTTCTCGATGTTCGTCACCCGCAGCATGCTGTTCATGGGGAGCACCTTGTGGGCGCA
The sequence above is drawn from the Desulfovibrio sp. genome and encodes:
- a CDS encoding HIT family protein; the protein is MKESDCLFCKIVRGEIPCAKVFETNTVLAFLDIAPINKGHTLVIPKAHHENIWDLPSSLAPDLTDVIKKVGQALKDGLGAQGMNLGMNNGAAAGQLVLHAHWHLIPRFGDDGLSLWPQKSYSDQEEMNRTARSISDSIR
- a CDS encoding integration host factor subunit alpha, with translation MSGKTLTKADIVDYIYEKTEKNRAEVKVLVDNLLDIMKQAVKKDNSLLISGFGKFDAYDKRARKGRNPQTSDSIVLPPRKVVVFRLSRKFRAELNPDEVL
- a CDS encoding aspartate carbamoyltransferase catalytic subunit, with product MTWPHKDLLDVSQLSRADAVEILRAAKSFQEINSRPVKKVPILKGKSVILFFAEPSTRTKTSFDVAGKRLSADTFSLQKSGSSLVKGESLKDTVLTLQAMKPDAIVMRHNMSGAAQFIAERLECAVINAGDGWHAHPTQALLDAFTLTERWGDVQGKTVLILGDIAHSRVARSNVRLLTLLGAKVRLCAPKTLLPYAVSNWNVPVFSDLDEAVRGVDAIMCLRLQLERQQAGLLPDVREYSRRFCMTIPRLSKAAKHAVVLHPGPINRGWEIASDLADAHESLILDQVASGVDVRMALLHLYLTRKERKE
- a CDS encoding amidohydrolase family protein, coding for MNDESYTLRARRVATMVPGKEIVPNGAVAVHQGRIAAVGTWNEMKNLSPADVRDLGEVTLLPGLVNAHTHLELSHIGLPPMRGEGFLPWVRWLIAQPVAAADSASIASAADQLAACGTAAVADITSRNPGLVAAGLDARGIDYIIQHERFGYHEDNALPVVVTGKLSLAGHSLYSTRPDSLQAAKQWDTAHGKAFSIHLAEHAGEIDLLATGTGDFADFMRQRILPQEFIHPGLSPVAWADALGLLDNRTLAVHAVHVTSREAELLARRGVTVCLCPRSNEIIGSGRAKARMFLDAGVPCCLGTDSLASAPDLDLWEELRALLAFISLTEVEALTLVTSAPARVLGFDHLGGLFPGAAPRFAILPADLEAALRD
- a CDS encoding septal ring lytic transglycosylase RlpA family protein, which encodes MWIRVLSVLLAVLLAASCASHTPRGAGKGTQRPYTIKGKTYHPLPSAAGFREEGYASWYEPGWFSGKITANGERLRSGDLTCAHKVLPMNSMLRVTNIENGKEVTVRVNDRGPFVSGRCIDLTPEGAKALGFYGKGSARVRLATEGDVPGMTDGQLPGPFFVQVGAFAVRDNAERLAARMFLRGYSQTRTQEGPQSGQNLWRVQAGTFATLDEAKAVQEVLSVEFPDAFVLAQ
- a CDS encoding radical SAM protein — its product is MRFLHPAPKVVKHRILPVFTPQAGCEGHCIFCAQHLQTGRPQANIQQAFDSMVRDLAKAQEGPPVELAFYGGTFTALPEKWILAFLEVAARYKHLDVVSAIRCSTRPDATDEALLKRLVSMGLDMVELGVQTFDEAVLKTACRGHTGQDTREACERIRAAGLRLGLQLLPSLPGHSTEAFGKDIAECVAIKPDMVRLHPCLVLAGTGLEPLYRVGVFAPWSLETTVKELAEAVLCLWRAGISVARIGLAFEPALEEAVLAGPRHPALGSMVRAQALLMEITSRLKGRQAKSLALPERLSGEFWGHAKELESVYETLGLSRDCVLFENREDLLLFVRHHE
- a CDS encoding HD domain-containing protein; this encodes MNQSFKDAVGICKAIIRNGYDAYVINARLQQTFMERGTLQEVDICTDADFEELQKLFPTVGPERGEAFAQLKEGESLLHFYHTDTAEASHPEECLVRLTTRLAKKLTETEELPPNLACPYLPRTEDPQDGFADFSSGVIRFKGIQDQTLRQDYLRAIRAMRFSANFGLPIGPNSWMAILRAGQRVLDYVPVSDIMDEWRKVEAENMHVFVRLLYEAMILHGLLPEIAALARIKQKKNDVEEESVFQHTLAVMRHYPEELPYDWFGTLSCLFHDVGKLHTAEIVNGQWNFHQHHRVGAKVTRRLLGGLRMAHDEIDLVCHLVRHHMRFHFMLTDKGIRRFKSLDEYPRLIEHARADIKARGGNYKEFNHNMKMLDRTEVREEELEPLLNGKEIMTILGIPPGPAVGVIRDALLQAQIAGDVQGVEQAVDFVKKYSAREQLSG
- a CDS encoding dihydroorotase → MSQADLVVRSAALADNPQASVDLFVAKGRVLALVPTGSRPLPESAKSVDASGLLLLPGLTDVHVHLREPGQEWKETIATGLAAAAKGGFVNVMCMANTDPVNDQASITETMLDKAARSHPKGPRLFPVGALTVGLEGKTLAPMEELKAAGCKAFSNDGRPVADTELFRRALEYASDLGIPVIDHCEDPHLAPASGINEGVVSARLGLRGHPCAGEAIQVARDCLLAEYLGVPIHLAHISSKMSVDVIRQAKAKGAPVTAETCPHYLILTDEACETYDTNAKVNPPLRTREDQRALLAALEDGTIDALATDHAPHAAHEKETPFDEAPNGISGLETALSVTWGLVARGELSAKALVSAWCVRPAEIFALPLNRFQEGDPADFILFDPAARWTVTAQSLVSKGKNTPLLGRELTGLVKSVYVAGKNTLLTRESS